The following are from one region of the Edwardsiella tarda ATCC 15947 = NBRC 105688 genome:
- the fliF gene encoding flagellar basal-body MS-ring/collar protein FliF, translating to MNASATGTAGTAAKSAENSIKAILERVRANPKIPLLLASAVAIAIVVVLALWARAPDYRVLYSNISDRDGGAIVTQLSQMNIPYRFANNGTTLMVPADKVYDLRLKLAQQGLPKGGAVGFELLDQEKFGISQFSEQVNYQRALEGELARTIETLGPVVSARVHLALPKPSLFVREQKQPSASVTLTLEPGRALDDGQINAIVYMVSSSVAGLPPGNVTVVDQFGHLLTQPDGTGRDLNAAQLKFTSEVEGRLQRRIETILQPMLGSGNVHAQVTAQLDFANREQTDEEYKPNQLPNQAAIRSQQISQSDQSGGQLNGGVPGALSNEPAPPATGNIDKPRNSTGTNGRNRNESTPSRSSTLSNNGRLASRNENIRRDETTNYEVDRTIRHTQERAGGIERLSVAVVVNYATTPQGKEVALSQEKMDQINNLVREAMGFSQNRGDTLSVVNTPFNSVADNGGELPFWQKQAFIDLLSTLGRYLLVALVAWLLWRKLVKPMLTKQQQAAALRQQVNTSPVSAQPVKQPSNEELQQRRKLQQRTTAEAQTERVREMAEQDPRVVALVIRQWMSTEPQ from the coding sequence ATGAACGCTTCAGCCACCGGTACCGCAGGCACCGCAGCAAAGAGCGCTGAAAATAGTATTAAAGCCATACTGGAGCGCGTACGGGCCAATCCCAAAATTCCCTTACTGTTGGCCAGCGCCGTCGCCATTGCCATTGTCGTCGTACTGGCGCTATGGGCGCGCGCGCCCGACTATCGGGTTCTGTACAGCAACATCAGCGATCGCGATGGCGGCGCCATTGTCACGCAACTCAGCCAGATGAACATCCCCTACCGTTTCGCCAACAATGGCACCACGCTGATGGTACCGGCGGACAAGGTGTATGACCTGCGCCTCAAGCTGGCCCAACAGGGGCTACCTAAAGGAGGCGCGGTTGGCTTCGAGCTGCTCGATCAAGAGAAATTCGGCATTAGCCAATTCAGCGAACAGGTCAACTACCAGCGCGCCTTAGAAGGGGAGCTGGCACGTACCATTGAGACGCTCGGCCCGGTGGTCAGCGCCCGCGTGCATTTGGCCCTGCCCAAGCCGTCGCTATTCGTACGCGAACAGAAACAGCCCTCCGCCTCGGTCACGCTGACGCTGGAACCGGGACGCGCCTTAGATGATGGCCAGATCAATGCCATCGTCTATATGGTCTCCAGCAGCGTCGCCGGCCTGCCGCCGGGTAACGTCACCGTCGTCGATCAGTTCGGTCATCTGCTGACCCAGCCCGACGGCACCGGGCGCGATCTGAATGCCGCCCAACTGAAGTTTACCTCCGAGGTGGAAGGCCGCCTGCAACGCCGTATTGAGACCATCCTGCAGCCGATGCTCGGCAGCGGTAACGTCCATGCCCAGGTCACCGCCCAACTCGACTTCGCCAACCGTGAGCAGACCGATGAGGAGTACAAGCCGAATCAGTTGCCAAACCAGGCGGCGATCCGCAGCCAGCAGATCAGCCAGAGCGATCAGTCCGGTGGCCAGCTAAACGGTGGTGTCCCGGGTGCGCTGTCGAACGAACCGGCGCCACCGGCGACCGGCAACATCGATAAGCCGCGCAATAGCACTGGAACCAACGGGCGGAATCGCAACGAGTCGACACCAAGCCGTAGCAGCACCCTTAGCAATAATGGTCGACTGGCGAGCCGTAACGAGAATATACGACGCGACGAGACCACGAACTATGAGGTCGATCGGACCATTCGTCATACTCAAGAGCGTGCTGGCGGCATCGAACGCCTGTCCGTCGCCGTGGTGGTCAACTACGCCACCACCCCGCAAGGGAAAGAGGTCGCGCTCTCACAAGAGAAGATGGATCAGATCAATAACCTGGTTCGTGAGGCGATGGGCTTCTCCCAGAATCGTGGGGATACGCTGAGCGTCGTCAACACACCGTTCAACAGCGTAGCCGATAACGGCGGCGAACTGCCCTTCTGGCAGAAACAGGCCTTTATCGATCTGCTGAGCACGTTGGGCCGTTACCTGTTAGTCGCCCTGGTCGCCTGGCTGCTGTGGCGCAAGCTGGTGAAACCGATGCTGACCAAACAGCAGCAAGCCGCCGCCCTGCGCCAGCAAGTCAATACCTCACCGGTATCCGCGCAGCCGGTCAAGCAACCGAGCAACGAAGAGCTACAACAGCGTCGTAAGCTACAACAGCGTACGACCGCCGAAGCGCAAACCGAACGCGTACGTGAAATGGCAGAGCAGGATCCGCGCGTTGTCGCGCTGGTGATCCGCCAATGGATGAGCACAGAACCACAATGA
- the fliE gene encoding flagellar hook-basal body complex protein FliE: MAVTGIENVLQQLQATALSASNRTPQESVAPGAFSTELKAAIDRISDNQNHARVQAQQFEMGVPGVALNDVMLDLQKSSVSLQMGIQVRNRLVAAYQDIMNMQV; the protein is encoded by the coding sequence GTGGCAGTCACCGGCATCGAGAACGTCTTACAACAACTTCAGGCCACCGCGCTTTCCGCCAGTAACCGCACGCCACAAGAGAGCGTGGCACCGGGCGCGTTTTCCACCGAGCTGAAGGCGGCCATCGATCGCATCAGTGACAATCAGAACCATGCCCGCGTCCAGGCACAGCAGTTCGAGATGGGCGTGCCCGGCGTGGCGCTTAACGATGTGATGCTCGATCTGCAGAAATCCAGCGTCTCCCTACAGATGGGGATCCAGGTTCGTAACCGTCTGGTCGCCGCCTATCAGGACATCATGAACATGCAGGTTTAG
- the fliT gene encoding flagella biosynthesis regulatory protein FliT, whose protein sequence is MYGLPPLLQAYHQVLALSERMRDLAQQDQWEALIALEVDYITAVSNTAQLMSQSEPTPAQQNQLRQIIQQILSNEADVKKQLQARMDELRQLIGNGNRQQALSHAYGQFTGEILLPGEHL, encoded by the coding sequence ATGTATGGACTACCGCCGCTACTCCAAGCCTACCATCAGGTTCTGGCCTTAAGCGAGCGCATGCGTGACTTAGCACAGCAAGACCAATGGGAGGCGCTGATCGCGCTGGAGGTGGACTACATTACGGCGGTATCGAACACGGCCCAACTGATGTCACAGTCTGAACCGACCCCGGCGCAGCAAAACCAACTGCGCCAGATAATACAGCAGATCCTAAGCAACGAGGCTGACGTGAAAAAACAGCTCCAGGCCAGGATGGACGAATTACGCCAGTTGATCGGCAACGGTAACCGTCAACAGGCCTTGAGCCATGCCTATGGTCAGTTCACCGGCGAGATCCTGCTGCCCGGCGAGCACCTATAA
- the fliS gene encoding flagellar export chaperone FliS: MYNAMGSQAYAKVGLESGAMSASPHQLIVMLFDGAHSALVRAALHIDAGQVALKGQALSKAINIIDNGLKAGLDLEKGGELAQNLSALYDYMVQRLLQANLHNDADAVRHVTELLDNIADAWRQIGPHSPTTQQG, encoded by the coding sequence ATGTATAACGCAATGGGCAGCCAAGCCTATGCAAAAGTCGGACTGGAGAGCGGCGCGATGAGCGCCAGTCCACACCAACTGATCGTGATGCTGTTTGACGGGGCGCATAGCGCCCTGGTTCGCGCAGCGCTGCATATCGATGCTGGGCAAGTCGCACTAAAAGGGCAGGCGCTCAGCAAAGCCATCAACATCATCGATAACGGCCTCAAGGCTGGATTGGATCTGGAGAAGGGTGGCGAGTTGGCACAGAACCTGAGCGCGCTGTACGACTATATGGTGCAACGTCTACTGCAGGCTAACCTGCACAACGATGCCGACGCCGTTCGCCACGTGACAGAACTCCTCGACAACATTGCAGACGCCTGGCGCCAAATAGGCCCCCACTCTCCAACCACCCAGCAGGGGTAA
- the fliD gene encoding flagellar filament capping protein FliD, giving the protein MATISSLGIGSGLDLNSLLTKLTGVEKQRLVPYTTQQSSYKAKLTAYGTLKGALEKFDDVSKELAKSDAFTITKASSHDQFTVTTSASAVPGNYAINVTQLAQAQSLTAQTHATSQTEQMGSAGASGRELTITVGEPPKETKIALSDEQTSLTGLRDAINKSGAGVRASVIQISDKEYTLSVTAAETGAKSNIKLNVSGDSKLGDMLNYDSSHPATGTTNMAQTVEGRDAKMTLNGIEITRSSNKITDAPQGVTLELKAVTKDTQNLVISNDSEGVSKKIHDWVDGYNSLIDTFASLTKFTPVKKGQAENFTNGPLLGDNTLRAIQSGVKGVMSSAQDNPNIKGLGNLGISTDPQTGKLSIDDSKLKKVIDEYPEQLQHFFVGDGKDSGMANMIHKEIQSYIKSDGVIDSTTKSINNSLQHLSDRIDSVNQSIDETINRYKAQFVQLDKMMAKLNSTSSYLTQQFNAMSNSK; this is encoded by the coding sequence ATGGCAACCATTTCATCACTGGGGATCGGCTCTGGACTCGATCTCAACTCCCTGCTGACCAAGCTAACCGGGGTCGAGAAACAACGCTTGGTGCCTTATACCACCCAACAGAGCAGCTATAAGGCCAAGCTGACCGCCTATGGCACCCTGAAGGGGGCATTAGAAAAGTTCGATGATGTGAGCAAGGAGCTGGCGAAAAGTGATGCGTTCACCATCACCAAGGCCAGTAGCCACGACCAGTTTACCGTCACCACCAGCGCCAGCGCAGTGCCGGGCAACTACGCGATCAATGTGACCCAGTTGGCTCAGGCACAGAGCCTGACTGCACAGACTCATGCCACCAGCCAGACGGAGCAAATGGGCAGCGCCGGGGCCAGCGGCCGCGAGCTAACCATCACCGTCGGCGAGCCGCCGAAAGAGACCAAGATCGCCCTGAGCGACGAACAAACGTCCCTGACCGGGTTACGCGACGCCATCAATAAGTCTGGCGCCGGCGTCAGAGCCAGTGTGATCCAGATCTCCGATAAGGAGTACACCCTGTCCGTGACCGCCGCCGAGACCGGGGCGAAGAGTAATATCAAGCTCAATGTCAGCGGGGACAGTAAGTTAGGCGATATGCTTAACTACGATAGCAGCCACCCCGCGACCGGTACGACGAATATGGCCCAGACCGTTGAAGGTCGAGATGCCAAGATGACCCTGAACGGCATCGAAATCACTCGCAGCAGCAATAAGATTACCGATGCGCCCCAAGGCGTGACGCTGGAGCTAAAAGCCGTCACCAAAGACACGCAAAACCTGGTGATCAGCAACGACAGCGAAGGCGTGAGCAAGAAGATCCACGATTGGGTCGACGGCTATAACTCGCTGATCGATACCTTCGCCTCGCTGACCAAGTTTACCCCGGTCAAGAAAGGCCAGGCCGAAAACTTCACCAACGGCCCTCTGCTGGGCGACAACACGCTGCGCGCCATCCAGTCCGGCGTCAAAGGGGTGATGAGCTCGGCGCAAGACAACCCTAACATCAAGGGGCTGGGGAACCTGGGCATCAGTACCGATCCGCAGACCGGCAAACTGAGTATCGACGACAGCAAACTGAAGAAAGTCATCGACGAATACCCAGAACAATTGCAGCACTTCTTTGTCGGCGACGGCAAAGATAGCGGTATGGCTAACATGATCCACAAAGAGATCCAGAGCTATATCAAGAGCGATGGCGTCATCGACTCGACCACCAAGAGCATCAACAACAGCCTGCAGCACCTGAGCGATCGTATCGATAGCGTCAATCAGAGTATCGACGAGACCATCAACCGCTATAAGGCCCAGTTTGTCCAACTGGATAAGATGATGGCCAAACTGAACAGCACCAGTAGTTATCTCACCCAACAATTTAATGCTATGAGCAACAGTAAATAA
- a CDS encoding FliC/FljB family flagellin — protein sequence MAQVINTNSLSLMAQNNLNKSQSALGTAIERLSSGLRINSAKDDAAGQAISNRFTANINGLTQASRNANDGISLAQTTEGALNEVNDNLQNIRRLTVQAQNGSNSSSDLQSIQDEITQRLNEIDRISQQTDFNGVKVLSKDQKLTIQVGANDGETIDIDLKNINAQSLGLDKFNVADSVDTTKVAGAAPAKVKTNVDVAINNEATLKADSKDITGYEQKGADLYAKNTDGKLFKVTTIDSTTGKVTAVDTTEYTGGGTTAVTSIKKEVAPTGPEAANVRAYTGTEKGASAYVIQEGTGADAKYFKASVADDGTVTKGSALSTTAKTADPLATLDNALSQVDELRSGLGAVQNRFDSVINNLNSTVNNLSASRSRIQDADYATEVSNMSRAQILQQAGTSVLAQANQSTQNVLSLLR from the coding sequence ATGGCACAAGTCATTAATACCAACAGCCTGTCGCTGATGGCGCAAAACAACCTGAATAAATCCCAGTCTGCCCTGGGCACCGCCATCGAGCGTCTCTCTTCCGGCCTGCGTATCAACAGCGCCAAGGATGATGCTGCCGGCCAGGCGATCTCCAACCGCTTCACCGCTAACATCAACGGCCTGACCCAGGCGTCTCGTAACGCCAACGACGGTATCTCCCTGGCGCAGACCACCGAAGGCGCGCTGAACGAAGTCAACGACAACCTGCAGAACATCCGCCGTCTGACCGTACAGGCGCAGAACGGCTCCAACTCCTCCAGCGACCTGCAGTCCATCCAGGACGAAATCACCCAGCGTCTGAACGAGATCGACCGTATCTCCCAGCAGACCGATTTCAACGGCGTGAAGGTACTGAGCAAGGATCAGAAGCTGACCATTCAGGTTGGTGCCAACGACGGTGAAACCATCGATATCGATCTGAAAAACATCAACGCACAGAGCCTGGGCCTGGATAAGTTTAACGTGGCTGACAGCGTGGATACGACTAAGGTCGCCGGTGCAGCTCCGGCTAAAGTGAAGACCAATGTTGATGTTGCTATCAATAACGAGGCGACATTAAAAGCTGACTCTAAAGACATTACTGGTTATGAGCAGAAGGGTGCTGACCTGTATGCGAAAAACACTGATGGCAAGCTGTTTAAAGTAACTACTATCGATAGCACAACAGGTAAAGTTACCGCTGTTGATACCACTGAATATACCGGTGGCGGTACAACAGCTGTAACCTCTATCAAGAAAGAAGTGGCCCCAACCGGTCCGGAAGCTGCCAATGTTCGCGCTTATACCGGTACTGAGAAAGGTGCCTCCGCCTATGTTATTCAGGAAGGTACCGGCGCTGACGCTAAATACTTTAAGGCTAGCGTCGCCGATGATGGTACGGTAACCAAAGGCTCTGCCCTGTCTACCACTGCCAAGACTGCCGATCCGTTGGCGACCCTAGATAACGCCCTGTCTCAGGTAGATGAATTGCGTAGCGGTCTGGGTGCGGTACAGAACCGTTTCGATTCTGTTATCAACAACCTGAACAGCACCGTCAACAACCTGTCTGCCTCCCGTTCACGTATTCAGGATGCCGACTACGCGACCGAAGTGTCTAACATGAGCCGTGCGCAGATCCTGCAGCAGGCCGGTACCTCCGTGCTGGCTCAGGCTAACCAGTCTACCCAGAACGTCCTGTCTCTGCTGCGTTAA
- a CDS encoding FliC/FljB family flagellin yields the protein MAQVINTNSLSLMAQNNLNKSQSALGTAIERLSSGLRINSAKDDAAGQAISNRFTANINGLTQASRNANDGISLAQTTEGALNEVNDNLQNIRRLTVQAQNGSNSSSDLQSIQDEITQRLSEIDRISQQTDFNGVKVLSKDQKLTIQVGANDGETIDIDLKNINAQSLGLDKFNVADSVDPTKVAAAAATKVDGPMVNIDTNSKKAGTDDITGYVKDDKGDVYAVYKSGGTGADKYAKATIGDDGKLTSVDTTSAAPSGTTNAVSQVASKVAPKGADAANLHAYTGTEKGASAYVIKEGTGADAKYFKASVAEDGTVTKGSALSTTAKTTDPLATLDKALSQVDDLRSGLGAVQNRFDSVINNLNSTVNNLSASRSRIQDADYATEVSNMSRAQILQQAGTSVLAQANQSTQNVLSLLR from the coding sequence ATGGCACAAGTAATCAACACCAACAGCCTGTCGCTGATGGCACAGAATAACCTGAATAAATCCCAGTCTGCCCTGGGTACCGCCATCGAGCGTTTGTCCTCTGGCCTGCGTATCAACAGCGCTAAAGATGACGCCGCCGGCCAGGCGATCTCTAACCGCTTCACCGCCAACATCAACGGCCTGACCCAGGCATCCCGCAACGCCAACGACGGTATCTCCCTGGCGCAGACCACCGAAGGCGCGTTGAACGAAGTCAACGACAACCTGCAGAACATCCGTCGTCTGACCGTACAGGCGCAGAACGGCTCCAACTCCTCCAGCGACCTGCAGTCCATCCAGGACGAAATCACTCAGCGTCTGTCTGAGATCGACCGTATCTCCCAGCAGACCGACTTCAACGGCGTGAAGGTGCTGAGCAAGGATCAGAAGCTGACCATCCAGGTGGGCGCCAACGACGGTGAAACCATCGATATCGATCTGAAAAATATCAACGCACAGAGCCTGGGCCTGGATAAGTTTAACGTGGCTGATAGCGTGGATCCGACTAAGGTTGCCGCTGCTGCTGCGACCAAGGTCGATGGCCCGATGGTTAACATCGATACCAATAGTAAGAAAGCGGGTACCGATGATATCACTGGCTATGTGAAAGACGATAAAGGCGACGTTTACGCTGTTTACAAATCAGGCGGTACTGGCGCGGATAAATATGCGAAGGCAACTATCGGTGACGATGGTAAACTGACCTCAGTAGACACTACTTCAGCTGCGCCGTCAGGTACGACTAACGCTGTTAGCCAGGTTGCCTCTAAAGTGGCTCCGAAAGGGGCTGATGCCGCTAATCTGCATGCTTACACCGGTACCGAGAAAGGCGCTTCTGCTTACGTTATCAAAGAAGGTACTGGCGCTGACGCTAAATACTTCAAGGCTAGCGTCGCCGAAGACGGCACTGTGACCAAAGGCTCTGCCCTGTCTACCACGGCCAAGACCACCGATCCGCTGGCAACCCTGGATAAAGCCCTGTCTCAGGTTGATGACCTGCGCAGCGGCCTGGGTGCGGTACAGAACCGTTTCGATTCTGTTATCAACAACCTGAACAGCACCGTCAACAACCTGTCCGCTTCCCGTTCTCGTATTCAGGACGCCGACTACGCGACCGAAGTGTCCAACATGAGCCGTGCGCAGATCCTGCAGCAGGCCGGTACCTCCGTACTGGCTCAGGCTAACCAGTCTACCCAGAACGTCCTGTCTCTGCTGCGTTAA
- a CDS encoding RNA polymerase sigma factor FliA, protein MTDLYTAEGVIDKNTLWQRYAPLVRHEALRLQVRLPASVELDDLLQAGGIGLLHAVERYDAMQGTAFTTYAIQRIRGAMLDELRSRDWVPRSVRRNARGVSAAMQRAEQRLGRVPSDGEIAQEMGIPLAEYQQILLDTNSSQLFSYDEWREEHGDNAEPVWGEEESANPLRQLLESDLRGRVIAAIEALPEREKLVLTLYYQEELNLKEIGAVLEVGESRVSQLHSQAIKRLRSRLLSQH, encoded by the coding sequence GTGACTGATTTGTATACCGCTGAAGGCGTGATTGACAAAAATACGTTATGGCAGCGCTATGCGCCGCTGGTACGTCATGAGGCACTGCGCCTACAGGTTCGTCTTCCGGCCAGTGTGGAGCTGGATGACCTGCTGCAGGCGGGCGGCATCGGGCTACTGCATGCGGTGGAGCGTTATGACGCCATGCAGGGTACCGCCTTTACCACCTACGCGATCCAGCGTATTCGTGGCGCGATGTTGGACGAATTACGCAGTCGAGACTGGGTGCCGCGTAGCGTGCGCCGCAATGCCCGAGGCGTCTCGGCGGCGATGCAGCGTGCCGAACAGCGCCTGGGACGGGTGCCGAGCGACGGTGAGATCGCCCAAGAGATGGGGATTCCGTTGGCGGAGTACCAGCAGATCCTGCTGGATACCAATAGCAGCCAGCTCTTTTCCTACGATGAGTGGCGTGAGGAGCATGGCGACAATGCGGAGCCGGTATGGGGCGAGGAGGAGAGCGCAAATCCACTACGCCAGTTGCTGGAGAGCGATCTGCGCGGTCGGGTGATCGCCGCCATCGAGGCTTTGCCGGAGCGGGAAAAGTTGGTCTTGACGCTCTACTACCAGGAAGAGTTAAACCTCAAGGAGATCGGCGCGGTGTTAGAGGTGGGTGAGTCGCGGGTGAGCCAGCTACATAGCCAGGCGATTAAGCGTTTGCGCAGTCGTCTCCTCTCTCAGCATTAA
- the fliZ gene encoding flagella biosynthesis regulatory protein FliZ has protein sequence MPFISFPSLSKPRPLSRYLKDFKHSQSHCGHCGRALDRISLVLGGHLLNRARQAQMERLIDDDDWADLQQSLLVLCRFCSDVYCHAQGSRFDIMGFKQYLCEQTDMRHSSIREYVVRLRRLDEMAELRELSAQTLNDPNAEWEWLARLPACSQNNYRIALRKYRQFLCAGRESQHEVERSSYFS, from the coding sequence ATGCCATTCATCTCTTTTCCATCCCTCAGCAAACCACGGCCGTTGAGCCGTTATCTGAAAGACTTTAAACATAGCCAAAGCCACTGTGGCCATTGCGGACGCGCATTAGATCGCATCTCGTTGGTGTTGGGCGGTCACCTGCTAAACCGCGCGCGTCAGGCACAAATGGAGCGGCTGATCGATGACGATGACTGGGCCGACTTGCAACAGTCGCTGCTGGTGTTATGCCGCTTCTGTAGCGATGTCTATTGTCACGCCCAAGGCAGCCGTTTCGACATCATGGGCTTTAAACAGTATCTGTGTGAGCAGACCGACATGCGCCATAGCAGCATCCGGGAGTATGTGGTGCGTTTGCGCCGTTTGGATGAGATGGCGGAGCTGCGTGAGCTCTCGGCGCAGACCCTCAATGATCCCAACGCCGAATGGGAGTGGTTGGCGCGTTTGCCGGCGTGTAGCCAGAACAACTATCGCATCGCGCTGCGTAAGTACCGCCAGTTCCTCTGTGCCGGGCGGGAGAGTCAGCACGAGGTCGAACGGAGCAGTTATTTCAGTTAA
- the tcyN gene encoding L-cystine ABC transporter ATP-binding protein TcyN, translated as MSAIELTQLVKSYHHQRVLHGIDLSIQPGEVVAIIGPSGSGKSTLLRSINLLESPDAGHIRVAGIEVDAARPLTRQKVQIRRLRQQVGFVFQNFNLFPHLTALENVSEGPRVVNGVARKEAERQGLAWLARVGLADKAHAYPKRLSGGQQQRVAIARALAMQPQVLLFDEPTSALDPELVGEVLATLRSLAQERRTMVIVTHEMRFARDVAQRVIFMDGGRIIEQGPAEQLFNRPQQPRTRQFLAQYLAEVMTPEFEI; from the coding sequence GTGAGCGCCATCGAACTGACACAACTGGTGAAGTCTTATCATCATCAACGCGTCTTGCACGGTATCGACCTGAGCATCCAACCGGGCGAGGTGGTGGCCATCATCGGCCCCAGCGGCTCAGGTAAGAGCACCTTACTCCGGAGTATCAATCTGTTAGAGTCGCCCGATGCTGGTCATATTCGCGTCGCCGGCATCGAGGTGGATGCCGCGCGTCCGTTGACGCGGCAGAAGGTGCAGATCCGTCGCCTGCGTCAGCAGGTGGGCTTCGTCTTTCAAAACTTCAATCTGTTTCCCCATCTTACGGCGCTGGAGAATGTCAGCGAGGGGCCTCGCGTGGTCAATGGCGTCGCGCGGAAAGAGGCGGAACGCCAAGGGTTGGCGTGGCTGGCGCGCGTGGGGTTAGCCGATAAGGCGCACGCCTATCCGAAGCGCCTCTCTGGGGGGCAGCAGCAGCGGGTGGCCATTGCACGGGCGCTGGCCATGCAACCACAGGTATTGCTGTTCGATGAGCCGACGTCGGCGTTGGATCCCGAGCTGGTGGGGGAGGTGTTAGCCACCTTGCGCTCCCTGGCGCAGGAGCGGCGTACCATGGTGATCGTCACCCACGAGATGCGTTTCGCCCGTGACGTCGCACAGCGCGTGATCTTTATGGATGGTGGGCGCATTATCGAACAGGGGCCGGCCGAACAGCTGTTCAACCGCCCGCAGCAGCCGCGTACCCGTCAGTTTCTCGCCCAGTATCTGGCCGAGGTGATGACGCCTGAGTTTGAGATTTAG
- the fumA gene encoding class I fumarate hydratase FumA has protein sequence MSNKPFHYQDPFPLQGDDTEYYLLSKEHVSVVSFEGQEMLKVEPQALTLLAQQAFHDASFMLRPAHQRQVAAILDDPEASENDKYVALQFLRNSEIAAKGVLPTCQDTGTAIIVGKKGQRVWTGGGDAEALSRGVYNTYIEDNLRYSQNAALDMYNEVNTGTNLPAQIDLYATDGEEYKFLCVAKGGGSANKTYLYQETKALLTPEKLKAFLVEKMRTLGTAACPPYHVAFVIGGTSAESTLKTVKLASTKYYDALPTEGNEYGQAFRDVALEQELLQAAQELGLGAQFGGKYFAHDVRVIRLPRHGASCPVGMGVSCSADRNIKAKINREGIWIEKLEHNPGKYIPEALRQAGEGEAIKVDLNRPMKEILAQLSQYPVSTRLSLSGTIIVGRDIAHAKLKALLDEGKPLPQYVKDHPIYYAGPAKTPAGHASGSLGPTTAGRMDSYVDLFQANGGSMIMLAKGNRSQQVTDACHKHGGFYLGSIGGPAAVLAQQSIKSLTCVAYPELGMEAIWKIEVEDFPAFILVDDKGNDFFQQILSTRCNGCMK, from the coding sequence ATGTCAAATAAACCGTTCCATTACCAAGATCCGTTTCCGCTGCAAGGCGATGACACCGAATACTATCTGCTGAGCAAGGAGCATGTCTCCGTGGTGAGCTTCGAAGGTCAGGAGATGTTGAAGGTGGAGCCGCAGGCGCTGACCCTGCTGGCACAGCAGGCATTCCACGACGCCTCCTTCATGCTGCGTCCGGCGCATCAGCGTCAGGTCGCCGCCATCCTGGACGATCCCGAGGCGAGCGAGAACGACAAGTATGTCGCGCTGCAATTCCTGCGTAACTCGGAGATCGCCGCCAAGGGTGTGCTGCCGACGTGCCAGGATACCGGTACCGCCATCATCGTCGGTAAGAAGGGGCAGCGGGTGTGGACCGGTGGCGGCGATGCCGAGGCGTTGTCACGCGGGGTCTATAACACCTATATCGAAGATAACCTGCGTTACTCCCAGAACGCCGCGCTGGATATGTACAATGAGGTCAACACCGGTACCAACCTGCCGGCGCAGATCGATCTGTATGCGACCGACGGCGAAGAGTATAAGTTCCTCTGCGTCGCCAAGGGCGGCGGTTCGGCCAACAAGACCTATCTGTATCAGGAAACCAAGGCGCTGTTGACGCCGGAAAAACTGAAGGCGTTCTTAGTCGAGAAGATGCGTACCTTGGGGACGGCCGCTTGCCCGCCGTACCATGTCGCCTTCGTGATCGGTGGGACCTCTGCCGAGTCGACCCTGAAGACGGTCAAGCTGGCCTCGACGAAATACTACGATGCGTTGCCGACCGAGGGTAACGAATACGGCCAGGCCTTCCGCGATGTGGCGCTGGAGCAGGAGTTGTTGCAAGCGGCACAGGAGCTGGGGCTGGGTGCGCAGTTCGGCGGTAAATACTTCGCGCATGACGTCCGGGTGATCCGCCTGCCGCGTCACGGCGCCTCTTGCCCGGTAGGTATGGGGGTTTCCTGCTCCGCCGACCGCAACATCAAGGCCAAGATCAACCGTGAGGGGATCTGGATCGAGAAGCTGGAGCACAATCCGGGCAAATATATTCCCGAAGCATTGCGTCAGGCTGGCGAAGGGGAGGCCATCAAGGTCGATCTTAACCGCCCGATGAAAGAGATCCTGGCTCAGCTCTCTCAGTACCCGGTATCGACCCGCCTCTCTCTCTCCGGCACCATCATCGTCGGGCGCGACATCGCCCATGCCAAGCTGAAGGCGTTGCTGGACGAGGGCAAACCGTTGCCGCAGTACGTGAAAGATCATCCGATCTACTACGCCGGCCCGGCCAAGACACCGGCAGGCCACGCTTCCGGCTCCTTGGGGCCGACCACGGCGGGGCGTATGGACTCCTATGTCGATCTGTTCCAGGCTAACGGTGGCAGCATGATCATGCTGGCGAAGGGTAACCGTAGCCAGCAGGTGACCGATGCCTGCCATAAACATGGCGGTTTCTACCTGGGCAGCATCGGCGGTCCGGCGGCGGTGTTGGCACAGCAGAGCATCAAGAGCCTGACCTGTGTGGCCTACCCGGAGCTGGGAATGGAAGCGATCTGGAAGATCGAGGTAGAAGACTTCCCGGCCTTCATTCTGGTGGATGATAAGGGTAACGACTTCTTCCAGCAGATCCTGAGCACACGCTGCAATGGCTGCATGAAGTAA